One region of Vibrio pelagius genomic DNA includes:
- a CDS encoding DUF2069 domain-containing protein has product MMYMSEKAMSPKTKLFRYFALVGNLLLLGWVVAWQMTLSPHPHLDNVTLAIVWAVPLLLPLPGILSAKPYTHAWANFILMLYFLHALTILYVDGGERMLAAVELLLTTLGFAGNILFARFRARELGIKLKRLSEVEKREKAKFEQ; this is encoded by the coding sequence ATTATGTATATGTCTGAGAAAGCGATGTCTCCCAAGACTAAGCTATTTCGTTACTTTGCTTTGGTGGGGAACTTATTGCTTTTGGGCTGGGTAGTTGCATGGCAGATGACCCTTTCCCCACACCCTCATTTAGACAACGTCACACTGGCGATTGTATGGGCGGTACCGCTGCTTTTGCCACTACCGGGTATTTTGTCGGCTAAGCCATACACCCATGCGTGGGCGAATTTCATTTTAATGCTCTACTTTCTTCATGCATTAACGATTTTGTATGTCGATGGTGGGGAGCGCATGCTCGCGGCAGTTGAGCTTCTGCTCACGACCTTAGGTTTCGCAGGCAACATTCTGTTTGCTCGTTTCCGAGCGAGAGAACTGGGCATTAAGCTTAAACGCCTATCTGAAGTCGAAAAGAGAGAGAAAGCCAAGTTTGAACAGTAA
- the arsC gene encoding arsenate reductase (glutaredoxin) (This arsenate reductase requires both glutathione and glutaredoxin to convert arsenate to arsenite, after which the efflux transporter formed by ArsA and ArsB can extrude the arsenite from the cell, providing resistance.), whose amino-acid sequence MSVVIYHNPRCSKSRQTLAILEENGVQPEIIKYLETPLSVEQIKVLFSQLGFESVREMMRTKEADYKEANLGDSSVTDEQLFAAMADNPKLFERPVVVANNRAKIGRPPEQVLEIL is encoded by the coding sequence ATGTCTGTCGTAATTTATCATAACCCTCGCTGCTCAAAGAGCCGTCAAACTCTAGCGATTCTTGAAGAAAATGGGGTTCAACCTGAAATCATCAAATACCTAGAGACACCACTGTCTGTTGAGCAGATCAAGGTTCTGTTTTCTCAATTAGGTTTTGAAAGCGTTCGTGAGATGATGAGAACGAAAGAAGCGGATTACAAAGAAGCGAACCTAGGCGATAGTTCAGTAACCGATGAGCAGCTGTTCGCGGCGATGGCGGATAACCCAAAACTATTTGAACGCCCTGTTGTTGTTGCTAATAACCGCGCAAAAATCGGCCGTCCACCAGAGCAAGTACTAGAGATCCTATAA
- the upp gene encoding uracil phosphoribosyltransferase has translation MKVVEVKHPLVKHKIGLMREGEISTKRFRELATEVGSLLTYEATADFETERVEINGWNGPVEVDQIKGKKVTVVPILRAGLGMMDGVLEHIPSARISVVGIYRDEETLEPVPYFNKLASNIEERIALVVDPMLATGGSMIATIDLMKEKGCKHFKILVLVAAPEGIAALEKAHPDVELYTAAIDEKLNDKGYIVPGLGDAGDKIFGTK, from the coding sequence ATGAAAGTTGTTGAAGTAAAACACCCGCTAGTTAAGCACAAGATTGGCCTGATGCGTGAAGGCGAAATCAGCACGAAGCGTTTTCGTGAACTAGCAACAGAGGTGGGTAGCCTTCTAACATATGAAGCGACAGCAGATTTCGAAACTGAGCGTGTAGAGATCAACGGCTGGAATGGTCCAGTAGAAGTTGACCAAATTAAAGGTAAGAAAGTAACCGTTGTGCCAATCCTACGTGCTGGTCTTGGTATGATGGATGGCGTTTTAGAGCATATTCCAAGTGCACGTATCAGTGTGGTAGGTATCTACCGTGATGAAGAAACACTTGAGCCTGTACCATACTTCAACAAGCTAGCGTCTAATATCGAGGAGCGTATTGCTCTTGTTGTTGACCCAATGCTAGCAACGGGTGGCTCAATGATCGCAACTATCGACCTTATGAAAGAGAAAGGTTGTAAGCACTTTAAGATTCTTGTTCTTGTTGCTGCTCCAGAAGGCATTGCAGCGCTTGAGAAAGCACACCCAGATGTAGAGCTTTACACTGCGGCAATCGATGAGAAGCTAAACGACAAGGGCTACATTGTTCCTGGTCTAGGTGATGCTGGCGATAAGATCTTCGGTACTAAGTAA
- a CDS encoding DUF2066 domain-containing protein, producing MRYLALLMGLLVAPSYALTQVDIFSAEVAINSEQNEPERAARNEGMQQVLVRATGQTDVAENKTVQKAMRQSAQYLSQMGFGEESEQTTLRMRFNGAQIRNLLTQAQLPYWPETRSNVLVWLVEEQNYDKNIVWEHSNSELAAGIQQNAKLRGLPITLPVGDFDDITGIATSDLWGGFVSPISQASQRYPVDAVLVVRAQPSGLRWTLYDQQPNQITSSPKSPVTGSISGSGASASQSLVNEISNYYAAKSAVTVASESSESILAQFISLNSAQDFFELENALKALNSVASLDILKIQNHGVTFRIHLLSTQDEFENEVERLRSVAKIEASYLEPEQAPEFEAQDNTLSVGGVEPQPEAENAPQVVTPSNLSAEVKASDVKSETNVSEEAAGEVAGSEVVETTRAPKQLKPSLVYEWIR from the coding sequence ATGCGTTATTTAGCATTGTTGATGGGGCTTTTGGTTGCACCGAGTTATGCACTGACTCAGGTGGATATTTTTAGTGCCGAAGTTGCTATCAACTCAGAACAGAACGAGCCAGAAAGAGCGGCTAGAAATGAAGGTATGCAACAGGTGCTGGTTCGGGCAACTGGTCAAACAGACGTTGCCGAGAACAAGACAGTACAGAAGGCGATGCGCCAAAGCGCTCAGTACCTGTCACAAATGGGTTTTGGGGAAGAAAGCGAGCAAACTACGCTGCGCATGCGCTTTAATGGCGCTCAGATTCGCAACCTACTGACTCAAGCGCAATTACCATACTGGCCTGAAACACGTTCCAACGTCTTAGTGTGGCTAGTTGAAGAGCAGAACTACGACAAGAATATCGTTTGGGAGCACTCGAATTCTGAATTAGCGGCAGGCATTCAACAGAATGCAAAATTGCGTGGCCTACCGATTACGTTACCAGTGGGTGACTTCGACGACATTACAGGCATTGCAACCTCTGATCTGTGGGGCGGCTTTGTTTCACCTATCAGTCAAGCAAGCCAGCGTTACCCCGTGGATGCGGTGTTGGTTGTGCGTGCTCAGCCTTCAGGTCTACGCTGGACGCTTTACGATCAACAACCCAACCAAATAACCAGTTCACCGAAGTCACCGGTCACAGGCTCTATTTCAGGCAGTGGTGCTTCGGCGTCTCAATCATTGGTTAACGAGATCAGTAACTACTATGCAGCGAAAAGTGCGGTCACGGTCGCAAGCGAGTCGTCGGAGTCAATTCTGGCACAGTTCATTAGCTTGAATAGTGCGCAAGACTTCTTCGAGCTAGAGAATGCGTTAAAAGCGCTCAACTCGGTAGCAAGCCTAGATATTCTTAAAATTCAGAATCATGGAGTGACGTTCAGAATCCATCTGCTATCGACTCAAGATGAATTTGAGAATGAGGTTGAGAGACTACGCTCAGTGGCGAAGATTGAAGCTTCTTACTTAGAGCCAGAGCAAGCGCCTGAATTTGAAGCACAAGACAACACCTTGTCGGTGGGTGGCGTTGAACCACAACCGGAAGCTGAGAATGCGCCTCAAGTGGTCACTCCAAGTAACTTATCTGCGGAAGTCAAAGCATCGGACGTCAAGTCAGAAACGAATGTCAGTGAAGAAGCAGCCGGAGAAGTGGCAGGCAGTGAAGTTGTTGAGACGACCAGAGCTCCAAAACAGCTAAAGCCAAGCCTGGTTTACGAGTGGATTCGATAA
- the purN gene encoding phosphoribosylglycinamide formyltransferase: MKNNAPQKNIVVLISGSGSNLQAILDACQNQYINASVKAVFSNKAEAYGLERARITEVPAHSLDPKSFESREAFDRELMQQIDAYQPDLIVLAGYMRILSADFVRHYLGRMINIHPSLLPKYPGLHTHQRAIDAKDKEHGTSVHFVTEELDGGPVILQAKVPVFAEDDADELASRVLTQEHQIYPLVCQWFCDDRLVMKEGCAKLDGNTLGKHGYAQD, encoded by the coding sequence ATGAAAAATAATGCTCCTCAGAAAAACATCGTTGTTTTGATCTCCGGCAGCGGAAGCAACCTCCAAGCAATCCTAGATGCTTGCCAGAACCAGTACATTAATGCTTCTGTTAAAGCGGTTTTCTCAAATAAAGCAGAGGCATATGGCCTAGAGCGTGCTCGTATCACAGAAGTCCCGGCGCACTCTCTTGACCCAAAATCATTTGAATCACGAGAAGCTTTCGATCGCGAGTTAATGCAACAGATCGATGCCTATCAACCAGACTTAATTGTTCTTGCTGGTTACATGCGTATTCTGAGTGCTGACTTTGTTCGTCATTACTTGGGGAGAATGATTAATATCCACCCTTCACTACTGCCGAAATACCCAGGTCTACATACACACCAAAGAGCCATTGATGCCAAAGACAAAGAGCACGGAACCAGTGTCCACTTTGTCACGGAAGAGCTAGACGGTGGACCAGTGATCTTACAAGCTAAGGTGCCTGTTTTTGCAGAGGACGATGCAGACGAATTAGCAAGCCGAGTATTAACACAAGAGCACCAAATCTATCCATTGGTGTGTCAATGGTTCTGTGATGATAGATTAGTGATGAAAGAGGGTTGTGCCAAGCTCGATGGGAACACGCTTGGCAAGCATGGCTACGCACAAGACTAG
- a CDS encoding uracil-xanthine permease family protein: protein MKNALQGAQMLFVAFGALVLVPLLTGLDPNVALFGAGIGTLLFQVITRRSVPIFLASSFAFIAPIMFGVQTWGIGATMGGLMAAGVVYVLMGGLIKVRGVGFIHKLLPPVVVGPVIMVIGLGLAPVAVNMALGKTGDGAVQLVDADAALWISAISLVVTIIISVFAKGFLKLLPIFGGIVAGYITSLVYGAVDFTPVAQASWLAMPNFVAPEFNINAIFFMVFVAIAPAVEHVGDMLAISNVTGKDYLKKPGLHRTITGDGVATIAASMLGAPPNTTYSEVTGAVMLTKAFNPVIMTWAAVTAIVLALVGKLGALLQTIPVPVMGGIMILLFGSIATVGLNTLIKNQVDLHKSRNLVIVGVTLVFGIGGMAFGIGDFSLQGVSLCGIVAILLNLVLPEELGENQSVDTAQIK from the coding sequence ATGAAAAATGCTTTACAAGGCGCGCAGATGCTCTTTGTCGCCTTTGGTGCACTGGTATTAGTTCCCCTACTTACCGGTCTAGATCCCAATGTCGCGCTTTTCGGTGCTGGTATTGGTACCCTTCTCTTCCAAGTCATTACTCGCCGTTCGGTTCCAATTTTTTTAGCCTCCTCTTTCGCGTTTATCGCACCGATCATGTTTGGCGTACAAACTTGGGGCATAGGTGCCACAATGGGCGGCCTAATGGCAGCGGGTGTGGTTTATGTGCTAATGGGTGGCTTAATTAAAGTTCGCGGCGTTGGTTTTATCCATAAGCTATTACCACCAGTGGTAGTGGGCCCGGTTATCATGGTTATCGGTCTTGGCCTAGCACCGGTAGCCGTTAACATGGCACTAGGTAAAACTGGAGACGGCGCAGTACAGTTGGTGGATGCCGATGCCGCTCTTTGGATCTCAGCAATCTCACTGGTTGTGACTATCATTATTAGCGTATTCGCTAAAGGCTTTTTGAAACTACTGCCAATCTTTGGTGGTATCGTCGCAGGTTACATCACAAGCTTGGTGTACGGTGCGGTCGACTTTACTCCGGTAGCTCAAGCCTCTTGGTTGGCTATGCCTAACTTTGTTGCGCCTGAATTTAACATCAATGCCATCTTCTTCATGGTGTTTGTTGCGATCGCACCTGCCGTTGAGCACGTTGGCGACATGCTTGCCATTTCGAACGTAACGGGTAAAGACTACCTTAAAAAGCCAGGCCTGCACCGCACCATCACAGGTGACGGTGTGGCAACGATTGCGGCTTCGATGCTGGGCGCGCCACCAAACACAACTTACAGCGAAGTAACGGGGGCAGTAATGCTAACCAAAGCGTTCAACCCAGTGATCATGACTTGGGCTGCAGTCACAGCTATCGTGCTTGCGCTTGTTGGTAAGCTAGGTGCATTACTGCAAACCATCCCGGTTCCAGTAATGGGCGGTATTATGATTCTACTGTTTGGTTCTATTGCAACAGTTGGCCTAAATACGCTCATCAAAAACCAAGTTGACCTACACAAATCACGTAACCTAGTGATCGTTGGTGTAACACTGGTATTTGGTATCGGCGGCATGGCTTTTGGTATCGGTGATTTCAGTCTTCAGGGTGTGAGCTTGTGTGGTATCGTCGCAATCCTACTAAACCTTGTACTGCCGGAAGAGCTAGGTGAGAACCAGTCGGTAGACACTGCACAGATCAAGTAG
- a CDS encoding sulfurtransferase TusA family protein — MKPNILDLRQERCPMALLLAKRHSVKLENGQSLLIHIADQSSMTDIVSFLSKHAFDVEVEACSGHHQIQVTKKELQSNA, encoded by the coding sequence ATGAAACCTAATATTCTAGATTTACGCCAAGAGCGCTGCCCAATGGCGTTATTATTAGCCAAGCGTCACAGTGTTAAATTAGAAAACGGTCAGTCTTTGCTGATACATATTGCTGATCAGAGCTCAATGACCGATATTGTAAGCTTTTTATCCAAGCATGCTTTTGATGTAGAAGTTGAAGCTTGCTCTGGTCATCACCAAATCCAAGTTACAAAAAAGGAATTGCAATCAAATGCTTGA
- a CDS encoding DUF3644 domain-containing protein gives MLEKKWSQVDKAYTFFLESFKSGQEFTLDELAEKTGWSVSTVKTYLRKKWASLLERTNNGYKVTEVITTFNSTTFRQHQSQKDEVDKYLHQIMLEKAISACISAIEIYNKPNFQHREETFSILMTNAWELLLKSKLVKDGGDNPESIHIFNKGQAVISPSGNPKTISLGAALNRLLANGAIPKVVGDNIRLLMNIRDDSVHFVCGDLELSTSIQEIGTASLKNFMTLAMNWFHHDFSRYNFYLMPVSFFHLSDVASFSVDSEVKSNLLKYLKDIEKDHEHAKDANYAISLKLHTKLVKTTNDEALQVRLTNDPDAPEIVLSEEDALKNYPHDYYELLEILKTRYTNFKQNKVFHDQMRTLKTEGERYCKLRRLDPDNPKSISKTFYHNRVIDQFDQWYERVRVK, from the coding sequence ATGTTAGAGAAAAAATGGTCACAAGTAGACAAGGCGTATACATTCTTCCTTGAGAGTTTTAAGTCTGGACAAGAGTTTACGTTAGATGAGTTGGCTGAAAAGACAGGTTGGAGTGTATCTACAGTAAAAACGTATTTACGTAAAAAATGGGCCTCATTGCTGGAGCGAACGAACAATGGTTATAAGGTCACAGAAGTTATCACAACTTTTAACTCAACTACTTTTCGCCAACACCAAAGCCAAAAAGACGAGGTAGACAAGTACCTTCACCAGATCATGTTAGAAAAGGCTATCTCGGCGTGTATCTCAGCGATAGAAATATATAACAAACCTAATTTCCAGCATCGAGAAGAGACTTTTTCAATTCTAATGACAAATGCATGGGAACTTCTTCTAAAGTCTAAGTTGGTAAAGGATGGTGGTGACAATCCTGAGTCCATTCATATTTTTAATAAGGGGCAAGCAGTAATATCCCCAAGCGGTAACCCGAAAACGATTTCCTTGGGCGCAGCCCTGAATCGTTTACTAGCTAATGGTGCTATCCCAAAGGTGGTCGGAGATAACATTCGATTGTTAATGAATATCCGAGATGATTCGGTGCATTTTGTCTGTGGTGACCTTGAGTTGAGCACTAGTATCCAAGAAATTGGCACAGCATCACTTAAAAACTTCATGACTCTCGCGATGAACTGGTTCCACCATGACTTTAGTCGTTACAACTTCTACCTCATGCCAGTATCATTTTTCCATCTTTCAGATGTTGCTAGTTTTAGCGTGGATAGTGAGGTTAAGTCAAATCTCTTGAAGTATCTGAAAGACATTGAGAAAGACCATGAGCACGCCAAAGATGCGAACTATGCAATATCGTTGAAACTTCATACTAAGTTGGTAAAAACGACAAATGATGAAGCCTTACAAGTACGTCTAACTAATGATCCTGATGCGCCGGAAATTGTTCTTTCCGAAGAAGATGCTCTGAAAAACTATCCACACGATTACTACGAGCTGCTAGAAATACTCAAGACACGCTATACGAACTTTAAGCAAAATAAAGTCTTTCATGACCAAATGAGAACGTTAAAAACTGAAGGTGAGAGATACTGTAAACTGCGTCGATTAGATCCTGACAATCCTAAAAGTATTAGTAAAACTTTCTATCACAACAGGGTCATCGACCAGTTTGACCAGTGGTACGAAAGGGTTCGGGTGAAATAA
- the purM gene encoding phosphoribosylformylglycinamidine cyclo-ligase encodes MSGNNSSLSYKDAGVDIDAGNALVDRIKGAVKRTRRPEVMGGIGGFGALCELPTKYKEPVLVSGTDGVGTKLRLALDMKKHDTIGIDLVAMCVNDLIVQGAEPLFFLDYYATGKLDVDTAADVVSGIAEGCVQSGCALIGGETAEMPGMYEGEDYDVAGFCVGVVEKADIIDGTKVAAGDALIAVGSSGPHSNGYSLIRKVLEVSGADKNEELEGRTIGEHLLEPTKIYIKSALKMIAEHDIHAISHITGGGFWENIPRVLPEGTKAVIDGNSWEWPAIFNWLQEKGNVETFEMYRTFNCGVGLVVALPKEQAEAAVELLKAEGENAWVIGEIAQAAEGEEQVEIN; translated from the coding sequence GTGAGCGGTAATAATTCTTCTCTAAGCTACAAAGACGCTGGTGTTGATATCGATGCAGGTAACGCACTAGTAGATCGTATTAAAGGTGCTGTAAAACGCACTCGTCGCCCAGAAGTAATGGGTGGCATTGGTGGCTTTGGCGCCCTATGTGAACTACCAACTAAATACAAAGAGCCTGTACTGGTTTCAGGTACAGATGGTGTAGGTACTAAGCTTCGCCTTGCTTTGGATATGAAAAAACACGACACCATAGGTATCGACCTAGTGGCAATGTGTGTGAACGACCTAATCGTTCAAGGTGCAGAACCTCTATTCTTCCTAGACTACTACGCGACAGGCAAGCTAGATGTTGATACAGCAGCAGATGTTGTATCTGGTATCGCTGAAGGTTGTGTTCAATCAGGCTGTGCACTGATTGGCGGTGAGACCGCTGAAATGCCGGGCATGTATGAAGGCGAAGACTACGACGTAGCTGGCTTCTGTGTTGGTGTTGTTGAAAAAGCAGACATCATCGACGGCACTAAAGTAGCAGCGGGCGATGCACTTATCGCTGTTGGCTCAAGCGGCCCACACTCAAATGGCTACTCACTGATTCGTAAAGTACTAGAAGTATCTGGTGCAGATAAGAACGAAGAGCTAGAAGGTCGCACCATTGGTGAACACCTACTAGAACCAACTAAGATTTACATCAAGTCAGCACTTAAGATGATTGCAGAGCATGATATTCATGCTATCTCGCACATCACTGGTGGTGGCTTCTGGGAGAACATCCCACGCGTACTTCCTGAAGGTACAAAAGCTGTCATCGATGGCAACAGCTGGGAATGGCCTGCTATCTTCAACTGGCTACAAGAGAAAGGTAACGTGGAGACATTTGAAATGTACCGCACTTTCAACTGTGGTGTTGGCCTAGTCGTTGCGCTTCCAAAAGAGCAAGCTGAAGCGGCTGTTGAACTACTAAAAGCTGAAGGCGAAAACGCTTGGGTGATTGGTGAAATCGCACAAGCCGCTGAAGGTGAAGAGCAAGTTGAAATCAACTAA
- a CDS encoding AI-2E family transporter, with protein sequence MLEMMNRWYRRRFSDPHAVSLVAIILFGFITIYFFGHLIAPLLVAIVLAYLLEWPVTQLQRLGLPRTPSVMLVILMFFSVMLIALFGLVPTIWNQVGNLLNDIPNMYIGLQKFISTIPERYPELANLQIVESVMSNAKNKVLGMGESVVKGSFASLVSIATLAVYLILVPLLIFFLLKDKEEMIRMASGLLPQNRRLATKVWVEMNQQISNYIRGKVLEILIVGGVSYVTFAILDLRYSALLAVAVGFSVLIPYIGAAAVTVPVAIVGLFQWGLAPPFYWLLLAYGIIQALDGNVLVPVLFSEAVNLHPVAIIVAVLVFGGLWGFWGVFFAIPLATLVKAVWNALPSHALEDDIEEA encoded by the coding sequence ATGCTTGAAATGATGAATCGCTGGTACAGACGACGTTTTTCTGATCCACATGCAGTCAGTTTGGTGGCCATCATTTTATTTGGTTTTATTACCATTTATTTTTTCGGTCATTTGATCGCACCATTGCTGGTGGCGATTGTGCTTGCCTACCTACTAGAGTGGCCTGTAACACAATTACAGCGTCTTGGTTTACCGAGAACGCCTTCAGTGATGCTGGTCATCTTGATGTTCTTTAGTGTGATGCTAATAGCTCTATTTGGTTTGGTCCCAACCATTTGGAATCAAGTGGGTAATTTGCTTAATGATATCCCGAATATGTATATCGGGCTGCAAAAATTCATCTCGACAATTCCTGAACGTTACCCAGAACTGGCTAATCTGCAAATTGTAGAGTCAGTGATGTCGAATGCGAAAAACAAAGTCTTAGGTATGGGCGAGAGCGTTGTAAAAGGCTCTTTTGCCTCATTGGTGAGTATTGCCACACTTGCGGTCTACTTAATTCTGGTGCCACTGCTTATTTTCTTCTTACTGAAAGACAAAGAAGAGATGATCAGAATGGCAAGCGGACTGCTGCCTCAGAATCGTCGTTTGGCAACTAAAGTATGGGTTGAGATGAACCAGCAAATCTCAAACTACATTCGCGGTAAGGTACTTGAGATCTTGATTGTGGGCGGTGTCAGTTATGTGACCTTCGCTATCTTGGACTTGCGTTATTCTGCACTGCTGGCTGTCGCGGTTGGCTTCTCGGTGTTGATCCCGTACATCGGTGCTGCTGCGGTCACCGTACCGGTTGCTATCGTTGGTTTGTTCCAGTGGGGACTTGCGCCACCGTTTTACTGGCTGCTTTTAGCGTACGGTATTATTCAAGCGCTCGACGGTAATGTGTTAGTTCCAGTGTTGTTCTCAGAGGCGGTAAACTTGCATCCAGTTGCTATCATTGTCGCGGTATTGGTCTTTGGTGGTCTATGGGGCTTCTGGGGGGTCTTCTTTGCGATTCCTCTCGCCACACTTGTGAAGGCTGTGTGGAACGCATTACCAAGCCATGCATTGGAAGATGATATAGAAGAAGCGTAG
- the wrbA gene encoding NAD(P)H:quinone oxidoreductase, whose amino-acid sequence MSVSILVLYYSRHGNTLALARQIARGVESVSGCEAVLRTVQEIHTNDTSPRDDITTSDPCASLDDLKKCDGLALGSPVWFGNMAGAMKHFWDSTTPLWVNGDLIDKPASVFTSSSSLHGGQETTLQTMMLPLLHHGMLVMGIPYSEPALHTTQTGGTPYGASSAGENSTLSKEEIELAKNLGKRLARTAINQKGIS is encoded by the coding sequence ATGAGCGTTTCAATACTGGTCTTATATTACAGTCGCCACGGCAACACACTCGCGTTGGCTCGACAAATCGCACGTGGCGTTGAGTCCGTCTCTGGCTGTGAAGCTGTGTTACGAACAGTGCAAGAGATCCACACCAACGATACTTCGCCACGTGATGACATTACAACGAGCGACCCATGCGCTAGCCTTGACGATTTAAAAAAATGCGATGGTTTAGCGCTAGGCAGCCCGGTATGGTTTGGCAATATGGCAGGGGCGATGAAGCACTTCTGGGATAGCACGACCCCGTTATGGGTCAATGGTGACCTCATCGATAAGCCCGCCAGTGTCTTTACCTCTTCTTCCTCTTTGCATGGTGGTCAAGAGACCACTCTACAAACGATGATGCTGCCCTTGCTGCATCATGGCATGCTTGTGATGGGTATCCCTTACTCTGAGCCGGCTCTGCACACCACTCAAACGGGTGGCACACCTTACGGAGCAAGCAGTGCCGGTGAAAACAGCACGTTGAGCAAAGAAGAGATTGAACTGGCAAAAAACCTTGGAAAACGCTTGGCGAGAACGGCAATAAACCAGAAAGGAATATCTTGA
- a CDS encoding tetratricopeptide repeat protein, whose product MFKRARSIACLCIATTLGTPLLAQANSLDLPDIGTAAGGTLTIDQELIYGDAYMRIIRSSQPVINDPVLNQYIDSLGHQLVANANDVKTPFNFFMIRDRNINAFAFFGGYVALHSGLFLHAQSESELASVLAHEIAHVTQRHLARSMEDQARRSPATIAALAASVLLAIAAPEAGIAALTATTAGNMQSQINYTRSNEKEADRFGISTMAKAGFDVNAMPRFFGRLADEYRYASTPPPMLLTHPLPEDRITDSRARARSYPPLKLAPSLDYHLARARIVARYAGIDGDAALDWFERKLKKAPASIIPSLEYGQALVYLDTKKLDKAEPILNKLITNDPTNLFYLDAISDLHIEQKKPQMAIKELKAALVRQPNNPVLTINYANALLENEELQEAIRVLQRYTHDNPNDTNGWHLLSKANIDLGNSDEDLAARAEILALQANWNKAIQYYTQASQIAELGSLKQARYDARIDQLMIQRERFLALQ is encoded by the coding sequence ATGTTTAAACGCGCTCGCTCAATAGCTTGCTTATGCATCGCTACAACACTCGGCACCCCATTACTGGCTCAAGCCAACAGCTTGGATCTTCCCGATATAGGCACAGCTGCCGGCGGCACCCTGACCATAGACCAAGAGTTGATCTATGGTGATGCTTACATGCGCATCATTCGTAGTAGTCAGCCTGTAATCAATGACCCGGTACTCAATCAATACATTGACAGCTTGGGTCACCAACTCGTTGCCAACGCCAACGATGTAAAAACGCCGTTCAACTTTTTCATGATTCGCGACAGGAATATCAATGCATTCGCCTTCTTTGGTGGCTATGTCGCATTACACTCTGGACTGTTTCTACACGCTCAATCAGAGAGTGAACTGGCTTCAGTACTGGCTCACGAGATTGCACACGTAACTCAACGCCACTTAGCGCGAAGCATGGAAGACCAAGCGCGCCGCTCTCCTGCAACCATTGCTGCACTCGCTGCATCAGTGTTATTGGCAATCGCAGCGCCAGAAGCGGGTATCGCAGCGCTAACCGCAACAACGGCTGGCAACATGCAGAGCCAAATTAACTACACGCGCAGCAATGAGAAAGAAGCAGACCGCTTTGGTATCAGCACTATGGCTAAGGCTGGATTTGATGTGAATGCGATGCCACGCTTCTTTGGTCGTCTTGCCGACGAGTACCGCTATGCAAGTACACCTCCACCTATGTTGCTGACTCACCCATTGCCAGAAGATCGTATTACCGATTCGCGCGCACGTGCCCGCAGCTATCCACCTCTAAAGCTCGCGCCATCACTTGATTACCACTTAGCAAGAGCGCGTATTGTGGCTCGTTATGCGGGGATTGATGGTGATGCGGCATTGGACTGGTTTGAACGTAAATTGAAGAAAGCACCAGCATCGATAATACCGTCTCTAGAATATGGGCAGGCGCTAGTGTACCTAGATACCAAGAAGCTCGATAAGGCCGAACCGATTCTAAACAAGCTGATCACCAATGACCCAACCAACCTTTTCTATCTCGATGCGATCTCGGATCTGCACATCGAACAGAAGAAACCTCAAATGGCGATCAAAGAGCTCAAAGCGGCATTGGTACGTCAACCCAACAACCCCGTACTGACCATCAATTACGCTAATGCGCTACTTGAGAACGAAGAGCTGCAAGAAGCGATTCGAGTGCTACAACGTTACACTCACGATAACCCAAATGACACCAATGGTTGGCACTTACTGTCAAAGGCGAATATCGATTTGGGGAACAGTGACGAAGACTTAGCGGCACGAGCAGAAATTTTAGCTCTACAAGCGAACTGGAACAAAGCCATTCAGTACTACACTCAAGCCAGCCAGATAGCCGAGCTAGGAAGTCTAAAACAAGCGCGTTACGACGCACGTATTGACCAATTAATGATTCAACGTGAACGCTTCTTAGCACTACAATAG